The sequence GGACGCCCGGCTTGCCCGCGTCCCGATTCGACGCCGCTGCGGATTCCGACCGACCGGATTTCCAGGCGGGAAGTAACCTCTGGCGTGGCGCGATGCGTCCTTCTATCTTACGGCAGTCTGATGATACCCAGGTGGGTTGCGGCGACACGGTCTCGCGGTGCTCCATGACGCGGATGCAGATGTCCGGCACCGTGATCCGGAGGCCGGAAAGCGTTGCCGGAACACCGATTGGAAAAGGAATCACATGGCGGACATCCGCGTGGATGAGAATAAACTTCGGGCTTTAACGGCGGCGGTCTTCGAGCAGGTCGGCCTGACGCCTGAAGACGCGGCCATCGAAGCCGAAGTGCTGGTATGGGCGAACCTGCGCGGAGTGGACTCCCACGGTGTCCAGCGGGTCAACGGATATGTCCATGCGGTGGAAGCCGGACACTACAATACCCGGCCGGACATCCGGATCGAACGGGAGACGCCCGCCACAATGCTCATCGAGGCCGATTGCGCCTTCGGCCCGGTGGTCACGACCTATGCCATGAAGCAGGCCATCGAGAAGGCCCGCGGGGCGGGCATCGGATGGGTGCTGGTCCGCAACACGACCCACCAGGGCGCCATGGCTTACTACGCACAGATGGCCGCCCGGGAGAACATGGCCGGCATCGCTTCCGTCTGCAATCCCCCGAACATGGCCCCGCCGGGCGCGCGGGCGCCGGGGGTGCACAACAGTCCGATCGCCATCGCCGTGCCGGGCAGCAACGGCCGAGCCATCTCCCTGGAC is a genomic window of Gemmatimonadota bacterium containing:
- a CDS encoding Ldh family oxidoreductase, producing the protein MADIRVDENKLRALTAAVFEQVGLTPEDAAIEAEVLVWANLRGVDSHGVQRVNGYVHAVEAGHYNTRPDIRIERETPATMLIEADCAFGPVVTTYAMKQAIEKARGAGIGWVLVRNTTHQGAMAYYAQMAARENMAGIASVCNPPNMAPPGARAPGVHNSPIAIAVPGSNGRAISLDMATSVAAFGKLDVAVDRGESIPDTWALDGDGHPTTDPRKARFLQPAAGYKGYGLALIFECLSSLMVGNPLLTAAISGRGARPGAQNSFIGAIDIAAFTDPDTYRTQIDELVSAMKSLPRVDGVDELFVPGEPEELVLRERIEDGIPLPAGTRDKLIEVAEKFGLEVPWKA